From Fusobacterium russii ATCC 25533, a single genomic window includes:
- the thyA gene encoding thymidylate synthase, whose amino-acid sequence MIKKSKFDIIYQKIVNTIAEKGLWSEGKIRTKYVDGSPAHYKSYIGYQFRLDNSDDEAHLITSRFAPSKAPIRELYWIWILQSNNVDELNKIGCKFWNEWKQEDGTIGKAYGYQIAKKTFGYDSQLHYIINELKNNPNSRRIMTEIWIPEDLDKMALTPCVHLTQWSVINGKLYLEVRQRSCDVALGLVANVFQYSVLHKLVALECNLEPAEIIWNIHNVHIYDRHYDNLIKQVNGETFAPAKLKINNFTDIFSFKPDDVEIIDYKYGEKIDYEVAI is encoded by the coding sequence ATGATAAAAAAATCAAAATTTGATATTATTTATCAAAAAATTGTTAATACTATAGCTGAAAAAGGACTATGGTCTGAGGGAAAAATTAGAACAAAATATGTTGATGGAAGTCCTGCTCATTATAAAAGCTATATAGGTTATCAATTTAGACTTGATAATTCTGATGATGAAGCCCATTTAATTACTTCGAGATTTGCTCCAAGTAAAGCTCCTATAAGAGAGCTATATTGGATATGGATATTACAATCTAATAATGTTGATGAATTAAATAAAATTGGTTGTAAATTTTGGAATGAGTGGAAGCAGGAAGATGGAACAATAGGAAAAGCATATGGCTATCAAATTGCAAAAAAAACTTTTGGATATGATTCACAATTACATTATATCATCAATGAATTAAAAAATAACCCAAACAGTAGAAGAATTATGACTGAAATCTGGATACCTGAAGATTTGGATAAGATGGCTTTAACTCCCTGTGTACACTTGACACAATGGTCTGTAATAAATGGAAAACTTTATTTAGAAGTTAGACAGAGAAGTTGTGATGTTGCTTTAGGTCTTGTTGCCAATGTTTTTCAATATTCGGTCTTACATAAATTAGTCGCACTCGAATGTAATCTTGAGCCTGCTGAAATAATTTGGAATATCCATAATGTTCATATCTATGATAGACATTATGATAATTTAATAAAACAAGTCAATGGTGAAACTTTTGCCCCTGCAAAATTAAAAATAAACAATTTCACGGATATTTTTTCTTTTAAACCTGATGATGTTGAAATTATAGACTATAAATATGGAGAAAAAATTGATTATGAGGTGGCAATTTGA
- a CDS encoding dihydrofolate reductase, whose product MEKIKLNKNLKLIVCVGPNNLIGDKYPKGNGMLWHIKEELLYFKSLTIGNTVLFGASTAKVVPVELMKKNREVIILHRTMNVPKLIEDLTEQNKTIFICGGYSIYKYFLDNFEIDEIYFSKIKDSVAVSEAVEPLYLPRIEDYGYEVISCKDFEEFTAYIYKLKNY is encoded by the coding sequence ATGGAAAAAATTAAATTAAATAAAAATTTAAAACTCATTGTTTGTGTTGGACCAAACAATCTGATTGGAGATAAATATCCAAAAGGAAATGGTATGCTTTGGCATATAAAAGAAGAATTGCTTTATTTTAAAAGTTTGACCATTGGAAATACAGTTCTTTTTGGAGCAAGTACAGCTAAAGTAGTCCCTGTGGAACTTATGAAAAAAAATAGAGAAGTTATAATTCTTCACAGGACAATGAATGTGCCTAAGCTTATTGAAGACTTAACTGAGCAAAATAAAACTATATTTATATGTGGAGGCTACTCAATTTATAAATATTTTTTAGATAATTTTGAAATAGATGAAATCTATTTTTCAAAGATAAAAGACAGTGTTGCAGTTTCTGAAGCGGTAGAGCCTCTTTATCTTCCAAGAATTGAGGATTATGGCTATGAGGTTATCTCTTGTAAAGACTTTGAAGAATTTACAGCCTATATTTACAAATTAAAAAATTACTAG
- the trkA gene encoding Trk system potassium transporter TrkA, which yields MKIVIIGAGKVGELLCHDLANEGNDITLIETNAKILDKIISNNDIMGFVGNGTNYDVQMEAGVSKADIFIAVTEKDEINIISSVIAKKLGAKFTIARVRNTEYSSQIDFMSKSLGIDLVINPELEAAEYIKQNINFPEALNVESFLNGKLKMVEFLLDEDSSLNEVSILDFKQKLFPNLLVCIIKRDDEVIIPSGNTVLKSGDKIYITGMENEIIKFQNILGKHTDKISSAFIIGAGIITHYLAKELLDEKIKVKILEQDEEKAMKLSEDLPGAIVVHGDGSNEDTLKEENFKKYDACISITGMDETNIFISIYAKKMGIKKIITKLNKLSFIDILGEGSFQSIVTPKKLIADNIIRVVRSLASKKGNKIENLYRLENNKVEAIELLINSHSKINDIPLKNLKIKKNLLIAYIVRNNIPIFPTGNDVIKEGDRIIIITTENFFDDINNIIEE from the coding sequence ATGAAAATAGTTATTATTGGTGCTGGTAAAGTGGGAGAACTGCTTTGTCACGACTTAGCAAATGAAGGAAATGACATTACTCTTATTGAAACAAATGCAAAAATTTTAGATAAAATTATTTCTAATAATGATATTATGGGTTTTGTTGGAAATGGAACCAACTATGATGTACAGATGGAAGCTGGAGTATCTAAAGCAGATATTTTTATAGCTGTTACAGAAAAAGATGAAATAAATATTATCTCTTCAGTTATTGCTAAAAAATTAGGTGCTAAATTTACAATTGCCAGAGTTAGAAACACAGAGTATTCTTCTCAGATTGATTTTATGAGTAAATCATTGGGTATAGATTTAGTTATAAATCCTGAGTTAGAAGCTGCGGAATATATTAAACAAAATATAAATTTCCCCGAAGCATTAAATGTTGAAAGTTTTTTGAATGGAAAGCTAAAAATGGTGGAGTTTTTACTGGATGAAGATTCTTCGTTAAACGAAGTTTCTATTTTAGACTTTAAACAAAAACTTTTCCCAAATTTACTTGTTTGTATTATAAAAAGAGATGATGAGGTTATAATACCTTCCGGAAATACTGTTTTAAAATCTGGTGATAAAATATATATTACCGGAATGGAGAATGAAATTATAAAATTCCAAAATATTCTTGGAAAGCATACTGATAAAATTTCTTCAGCATTTATAATAGGTGCAGGAATAATAACACATTATTTAGCTAAAGAACTTTTAGATGAAAAAATAAAAGTAAAAATTCTGGAGCAGGACGAAGAAAAAGCAATGAAACTGAGTGAAGACCTTCCTGGTGCTATTGTTGTACATGGAGATGGAAGTAACGAAGATACATTGAAAGAAGAAAACTTTAAAAAATATGATGCCTGTATTTCCATAACCGGTATGGATGAAACTAATATTTTCATTTCCATTTATGCTAAAAAAATGGGTATTAAAAAAATAATTACAAAACTCAATAAACTTTCCTTTATTGATATTTTAGGTGAGGGCAGTTTTCAATCAATAGTCACTCCTAAAAAACTTATAGCTGACAATATAATTCGTGTTGTTCGTTCGCTTGCAAGTAAAAAAGGGAATAAAATCGAAAATCTTTATAGACTTGAAAATAATAAGGTTGAAGCTATTGAGCTTCTAATAAATTCACACAGTAAAATTAATGATATACCTTTAAAAAATTTAAAAATTAAAAAGAATCTTTTAATAGCTTATATAGTTAGAAATAATATACCTATATTTCCTACAGGTAATGATGTTATAAAGGAAGGAGATAGAATTATTATTATAACAACGGAGAATTTCTTTGATGATATTAATAATATTATTGAAGAGTAA
- the trhA gene encoding PAQR family membrane homeostasis protein TrhA encodes MQKIKTSSLIAEIFNAITHGLAAILSIVTIVFLVRKGILLKSAEAIVAYSIYGASMFLLFMSSTLYHSFVYSKYADFFQKFDHSTIYLLIAGTYTPYLLLTIDGLLGNVLLAIIWTLAIIGIFFEIITLGKYPKLSILFYLLLGWFVILILRPLVNSLPSYGLLLLVLGGISYSIGAIFYCIKKIEWLHVVWHVFVVAGATFMFYSIFYYV; translated from the coding sequence ATGCAAAAGATAAAAACTTCTTCTCTTATTGCGGAAATATTTAATGCCATAACTCATGGTTTAGCAGCAATTCTTAGTATTGTAACTATAGTATTTCTTGTAAGAAAGGGAATTTTATTAAAATCGGCTGAAGCTATAGTCGCCTACAGTATTTATGGGGCTAGTATGTTTTTATTATTTATGAGCTCTACTTTATATCATAGTTTTGTCTACTCAAAATATGCTGATTTTTTTCAAAAATTTGATCACAGTACAATTTATTTATTAATAGCCGGAACATATACACCATATCTATTATTGACCATTGATGGTTTACTGGGAAATGTCTTATTAGCTATAATATGGACTTTAGCTATAATCGGAATTTTCTTTGAAATTATAACTTTAGGAAAATATCCAAAATTGAGTATTTTATTTTACTTACTATTGGGTTGGTTTGTCATTTTAATTCTTCGTCCTTTAGTAAATTCTCTACCATCATACGGCTTACTACTTTTAGTTCTTGGAGGAATAAGTTATTCAATAGGAGCCATTTTCTACTGCATTAAAAAAATAGAATGGTTACATGTTGTCTGGCATGTATTTGTTGTGGCTGGTGCAACTTTTATGTTCTATAGTATTTTCTACTATGTTTAA
- the purD gene encoding phosphoribosylamine--glycine ligase translates to MKVLIVGVGGREHAIAWKISQNKKVEKIYAAPGNAYNKFVKNCENVNISKTEDILKFAEQEKIDLTIVGSEELLVDGIVDRFQKKGLRIFGPDKKAAMLEGSKAFAKGFMQKYGVKTAKYKSFTIKEEAIKYLEEMNYPLVIKASGLAAGKGVLICQNKKEALEALDEIMTNKIFANAGDTVVIEEFLDGVEVSILSITDSKVILPFLSAKDHKKISEGEQGLNTGGMGVISPNPYYTKEVEEKFIKDILEPTLKGIKAENFDFCGIIFFGLMIAKGEVYLLEYNMRMGDPETQVVLPLLESDYLDLIESALERKLENFNIKWKNSAACCVVMAAGGYPLKYEKGNKIKGLEQFKNNENIKIFLAGIKFENEEFLTNGGRVLNVVSIEDTAEKARENAYRELEKIEFKDKYFRKDIGLIK, encoded by the coding sequence ATGAAGGTATTAATAGTTGGGGTAGGAGGAAGGGAGCATGCAATAGCATGGAAAATATCTCAAAATAAAAAAGTTGAAAAGATTTATGCAGCACCTGGAAATGCCTATAATAAATTTGTAAAAAACTGTGAGAATGTAAATATTTCAAAAACAGAGGATATATTGAAATTTGCAGAGCAAGAGAAGATAGATTTGACAATAGTTGGAAGCGAAGAATTATTGGTTGACGGTATTGTGGACAGATTTCAAAAAAAAGGATTAAGAATATTCGGTCCAGATAAAAAAGCTGCTATGCTTGAAGGCTCAAAAGCTTTTGCTAAAGGCTTTATGCAAAAGTATGGTGTAAAAACTGCTAAATATAAGTCATTTACTATTAAGGAAGAGGCAATTAAATATTTGGAGGAGATGAACTATCCTCTTGTTATAAAGGCAAGTGGTCTTGCTGCAGGAAAGGGAGTTTTAATTTGTCAAAATAAAAAGGAAGCTTTAGAAGCTTTAGACGAAATTATGACTAACAAAATTTTTGCGAATGCAGGGGATACAGTTGTTATAGAAGAATTTTTGGATGGGGTTGAAGTATCTATTTTATCTATTACAGATTCCAAAGTTATCTTACCTTTTTTGTCTGCTAAAGATCATAAAAAAATATCTGAAGGAGAACAGGGACTAAATACAGGGGGAATGGGAGTTATTTCTCCTAATCCTTATTATACCAAAGAAGTGGAAGAAAAATTTATAAAAGATATTTTAGAACCGACATTAAAGGGAATTAAAGCAGAAAATTTTGATTTTTGTGGAATTATATTCTTTGGGCTTATGATAGCCAAGGGTGAAGTATATCTTCTTGAATATAATATGAGAATGGGAGATCCTGAAACTCAGGTTGTACTGCCTTTGCTTGAAAGTGATTATTTAGATTTAATTGAAAGTGCTCTTGAGAGAAAATTGGAGAACTTTAATATAAAGTGGAAAAATTCAGCGGCATGCTGTGTTGTAATGGCAGCAGGGGGCTATCCTTTAAAATATGAAAAAGGGAATAAAATAAAAGGTTTAGAGCAATTTAAAAATAATGAAAATATAAAAATCTTTCTGGCAGGGATAAAGTTTGAAAATGAAGAATTTTTAACTAATGGAGGCAGAGTTCTAAATGTTGTATCTATAGAAGATACGGCTGAAAAAGCAAGGGAGAATGCTTACAGGGAATTAGAAAAAATTGAATTTAAGGATAAATATTTCAGAAAGGATATAGGTTTAATTAAATAA
- the purH gene encoding bifunctional phosphoribosylaminoimidazolecarboxamide formyltransferase/IMP cyclohydrolase → MMKRALISVYDKTSILDFAKFLVSKNIEIISTGGTYKYLLENDIPVIEVSKITKFDEMLDGRVKTLHPNIHGGILALRDNDIHMKTLKERSIDTIDYVIVNLYPFFEKVKKNITFEEKIEFIDIGGPTMLRSAAKSFKDVVVVTDIKDYNVIKSEIEKEGDVSFETRKKLAGKVFNLTSAYDAAISQFLLDDEFPEYLTISYRKNLEMRYGENSHQKAAYYVDNMNDGAMQSFEQLNGKDLSFNNVRDMDLAWKVVSEFDEAACCAVKHSTPCGVAIADTVKKAYKKAYESDPVSIFGGIVAFNKKLDLETAKLLDAIFLEIIIAPDFSKECLELLTKKKNLRLIKCTKKPRDEKEFIKVDGGILVQDTDRELCENLEVVTKAKPTVEQEKDLLFALKVVKYVKSNAIVIVKDGQTLGIGGGEVSRIWAAEKAVERAAKFGKENLILASDAFFPFKDVVELVAKNKVTTIIQPGGSLRDQESIDECNNNNISMIFNKLRHFKH, encoded by the coding sequence ATTATGAAAAGAGCTTTGATTTCAGTATATGATAAGACAAGTATATTGGATTTTGCTAAATTTTTAGTGAGTAAAAATATAGAAATTATATCAACAGGAGGAACATATAAATATTTATTGGAAAATGATATTCCTGTTATAGAGGTCAGTAAGATAACAAAATTTGATGAAATGCTAGATGGGAGAGTTAAAACTCTACATCCCAATATTCATGGCGGAATATTAGCATTAAGAGATAATGATATACATATGAAAACTTTAAAAGAAAGAAGTATTGATACCATTGATTATGTAATAGTGAATCTTTATCCTTTCTTTGAAAAAGTAAAAAAGAATATAACATTTGAAGAAAAAATAGAATTCATTGACATAGGCGGTCCAACTATGCTTAGATCTGCTGCAAAATCTTTTAAAGATGTGGTGGTAGTAACTGATATAAAAGACTACAATGTCATAAAAAGTGAAATTGAGAAAGAGGGTGATGTAAGTTTTGAAACAAGAAAGAAACTTGCAGGAAAAGTTTTTAATTTGACTTCTGCTTATGATGCAGCCATATCTCAATTTTTATTGGATGATGAGTTTCCGGAATATCTTACTATATCTTATAGAAAAAATTTAGAGATGAGGTATGGAGAAAATTCACATCAAAAAGCAGCATACTATGTTGATAATATGAATGATGGAGCTATGCAAAGTTTTGAACAATTAAATGGTAAGGACTTATCCTTTAATAATGTTAGAGATATGGATTTAGCTTGGAAGGTAGTTTCAGAATTTGATGAAGCAGCTTGCTGTGCAGTGAAACACTCAACACCATGTGGAGTAGCTATTGCTGATACAGTAAAGAAGGCATATAAGAAAGCTTATGAATCAGATCCAGTATCAATTTTTGGTGGTATAGTTGCTTTCAATAAAAAATTAGATCTTGAAACAGCTAAACTTTTGGATGCAATATTTTTAGAAATAATTATAGCACCTGATTTTTCAAAAGAGTGTTTGGAGCTTTTGACTAAAAAGAAAAATCTAAGGCTTATAAAATGCACAAAAAAACCAAGGGATGAAAAAGAGTTTATAAAAGTTGATGGGGGAATACTTGTTCAGGATACAGATAGAGAACTATGTGAAAATTTGGAAGTTGTTACTAAAGCTAAGCCTACTGTGGAGCAAGAAAAAGATTTGCTATTTGCACTAAAGGTTGTAAAATATGTAAAATCTAATGCTATAGTCATAGTAAAAGATGGACAGACACTTGGCATAGGTGGTGGAGAAGTAAGTAGGATTTGGGCAGCTGAAAAAGCAGTGGAAAGGGCAGCAAAATTTGGGAAAGAAAATTTAATTTTAGCTTCTGATGCTTTTTTCCCATTTAAAGATGTAGTTGAATTGGTTGCTAAAAATAAAGTTACTACTATTATTCAACCTGGAGGTTCTCTAAGAGATCAGGAATCCATAGATGAATGTAATAACAATAACATTTCTATGATATTTAATAAATTAAGACATTTTAAGCATTAA
- a CDS encoding phosphoribosylglycinamide formyltransferase, with the protein MSKIAVLVSGGGSNMQQLIKNGIKLDCIIADRKCGAEKIAKENNIDFFQFERKGISDKVFELLEKRKIDLVVLAGFLSILDGKILQKYKNKIINIHPSLLPKYGGFGMHGMRVHQEVFKNSEKESGCTVHYVNEEVDAGAIIEQERVNISSAKSAEEIQKMVLEKEWILLPRVVKKLIEK; encoded by the coding sequence ATGTCTAAAATAGCAGTACTTGTTTCAGGCGGAGGCTCAAATATGCAGCAATTAATAAAAAATGGTATAAAGCTGGATTGTATAATTGCTGATAGAAAATGTGGAGCAGAAAAGATTGCAAAAGAAAATAATATAGATTTCTTTCAATTTGAAAGAAAAGGAATTTCAGATAAAGTTTTTGAGTTACTTGAAAAAAGAAAAATAGACTTAGTTGTTTTAGCAGGATTTTTATCTATTTTAGACGGTAAAATTTTACAAAAGTATAAAAATAAAATAATAAATATTCATCCATCACTTTTACCTAAATATGGCGGTTTTGGTATGCATGGTATGAGAGTACATCAGGAAGTATTTAAAAACTCTGAAAAAGAAAGTGGTTGTACTGTTCACTATGTAAATGAAGAAGTTGATGCAGGAGCTATAATAGAACAGGAAAGAGTAAATATAAGCTCAGCTAAGTCAGCCGAAGAAATTCAAAAAATGGTTTTAGAAAAAGAATGGATATTACTCCCAAGAGTTGTAAAAAAATTAATAGAAAAATAG
- the purM gene encoding phosphoribosylformylglycinamidine cyclo-ligase, with protein sequence MSNSYKSSGVDKEEGYRAVELMKKNVLKTHNKSVLTNLGSFGAMYELGQYKNPVLISGTDGVGTKLEIALRQKKYNTVGIDCVAMCVNDVLCHGAKPLFFLDYLACGKLDADVAAELVLGVTEGCLQAGAALVGGETAEMPGFYKEGDYDIAGFCVGIVEKENLIDGSKVKEGNKIIAIPSSGFHSNGYSLVRKIFKNYEEVIKTKEFGEKKVADILLKPTKIYVKNILALLEKFNVNGMAHITGGGLIENLPRCMSKDLSPVVFKEKIRVPEIFKLVMERGDIAEDEMYGTFNMGVGFTLVVDEKDVENIIEFLRNLGEEAYEIGYIQKGDNSLCLK encoded by the coding sequence ATGTCAAATTCTTATAAATCATCAGGAGTAGATAAAGAAGAAGGGTACAGAGCTGTCGAGCTTATGAAAAAAAATGTTTTAAAAACTCATAACAAATCTGTTTTAACAAATTTAGGTAGTTTTGGGGCAATGTATGAATTAGGTCAATATAAAAATCCTGTATTGATATCAGGGACTGATGGAGTTGGAACAAAGCTGGAAATTGCTTTAAGACAAAAAAAATATAATACAGTAGGAATAGATTGTGTTGCTATGTGTGTGAATGATGTTCTTTGTCATGGGGCTAAACCTTTATTTTTCTTGGATTATTTAGCATGTGGAAAATTGGATGCAGATGTTGCAGCTGAATTAGTTTTAGGAGTAACAGAAGGATGTTTGCAGGCAGGAGCGGCTTTAGTTGGTGGTGAAACTGCTGAAATGCCAGGCTTTTATAAAGAAGGAGACTATGATATAGCAGGTTTCTGTGTGGGAATAGTTGAAAAAGAAAATTTAATTGATGGCTCAAAAGTCAAAGAGGGAAATAAGATAATTGCTATACCGTCAAGTGGATTTCATAGTAACGGTTACTCATTGGTTAGAAAAATTTTCAAAAACTATGAAGAAGTAATAAAAACAAAAGAATTTGGTGAAAAGAAGGTGGCAGATATATTACTTAAACCTACAAAAATCTATGTAAAAAATATACTGGCTCTTCTTGAAAAATTTAATGTAAATGGAATGGCACATATAACCGGAGGTGGACTTATAGAAAATTTACCTCGTTGTATGTCAAAAGATTTATCTCCGGTTGTATTTAAAGAAAAAATAAGAGTTCCAGAAATATTTAAGCTTGTTATGGAAAGAGGCGATATTGCAGAAGATGAAATGTATGGGACATTCAATATGGGAGTAGGTTTTACTTTGGTTGTTGATGAAAAGGATGTAGAAAATATCATAGAATTTTTAAGAAATCTAGGTGAAGAAGCTTATGAGATAGGATATATTCAAAAGGGAGATAATAGCTTATGTCTAAAATAG
- the purF gene encoding amidophosphoribosyltransferase: MGSSKMVKKIEEGGVFALYTQDYRDDLVSVAYYALYALQHRGQESAGITICDSLSEEAIRHKTIKGKGLVSDVFSVDDLRSYKGNILVGHVKYGVENGTSFRNYQPLRGDSLLGKVSLVHAGNLTNTQEIIDELLENGSMFQTETDTEIILKLIGKNAKYGYKNAILNTIKRIEGAFAMAIIIEDKLVAVRDPLGTRPLCLGRYKDGMYVIASESCAIDSIGAEFIRDIEPGEMLVIDKDGLESIKYDESTERSYSSFEYIYFARPDTVMDGLSVYEARHACGRYLYEQNPVEADLVIGVPDSGVPAGIGFSEASGIPYATALLKNKYIGRTFIMPGQASREMAVRLKLNAMKNLISGKRVVVVDDSLVRGTTSKILIKILYEAGAKEVHFRSASPVVISEAYFGASIASDQELIGNIMPVEKIREHIGATTLEYLSIENLTKVLKGLNCNMDCFK; the protein is encoded by the coding sequence ATGGGAAGTTCAAAAATGGTAAAGAAAATCGAAGAAGGAGGAGTATTTGCTTTATATACACAGGATTATAGAGATGACTTGGTTTCTGTTGCCTATTATGCCCTTTATGCTCTACAACATAGAGGACAGGAGAGTGCAGGAATAACAATATGTGATTCCCTATCAGAAGAAGCTATAAGACATAAAACTATAAAAGGAAAAGGTCTTGTTTCAGATGTGTTTTCTGTAGATGATTTAAGAAGCTACAAGGGAAATATATTAGTAGGTCATGTAAAATATGGTGTAGAAAATGGTACTTCATTTAGAAATTATCAGCCATTAAGAGGGGACTCATTATTAGGAAAAGTTTCACTTGTTCATGCTGGAAACTTAACAAATACACAGGAAATAATTGATGAACTATTAGAAAATGGTTCGATGTTTCAAACAGAAACTGATACAGAAATAATTTTAAAGTTAATAGGAAAAAATGCAAAATATGGTTATAAGAATGCAATTTTGAATACTATAAAAAGAATAGAAGGAGCCTTTGCAATGGCTATAATTATAGAAGATAAGTTGGTTGCAGTGAGAGATCCTTTAGGAACAAGACCTCTTTGCTTGGGGAGATATAAAGATGGAATGTATGTAATTGCTTCAGAATCATGTGCTATTGACAGTATAGGAGCTGAATTTATAAGAGATATTGAACCGGGAGAAATGCTTGTAATAGACAAAGATGGACTTGAGTCTATAAAATATGATGAAAGTACAGAGAGGTCATATTCATCATTTGAATATATTTACTTTGCAAGGCCTGACACAGTGATGGATGGTTTAAGTGTCTATGAAGCTAGACATGCCTGCGGTAGATACTTATATGAGCAGAATCCTGTAGAGGCAGATTTAGTAATAGGAGTTCCGGATTCAGGAGTTCCGGCTGGAATTGGTTTTTCAGAGGCAAGTGGTATACCCTACGCAACAGCTTTATTAAAAAATAAATATATAGGAAGAACTTTTATAATGCCAGGTCAAGCTTCAAGGGAGATGGCAGTAAGATTAAAGCTAAATGCTATGAAAAATTTAATTTCTGGTAAAAGAGTAGTTGTTGTAGATGACTCTCTTGTTAGAGGAACAACTTCCAAAATTTTAATAAAAATACTTTATGAGGCAGGAGCAAAAGAGGTGCACTTCAGATCAGCCTCTCCTGTAGTAATAAGTGAGGCATATTTTGGAGCAAGTATTGCCAGTGATCAAGAGTTGATTGGAAATATTATGCCAGTTGAAAAAATAAGAGAACACATAGGAGCGACAACACTTGAATATTTATCAATAGAAAATTTAACAAAAGTTTTAAAGGGACTAAATTGTAATATGGACTGTTTTAAATAA
- the purC gene encoding phosphoribosylaminoimidazolesuccinocarboxamide synthase — MEKRDFIYEGKAKQLYKTDDENLVIVHYKDDATAGNGAKKGTIKNKGILNNEITTVIFNLLEENGIKTHFVKKLNDREQLCQKVKIFPLEVITRNLIAGSMAKRVGVKEGTKPSNTIFEICYKNDEYGDPLINDHHAVALNLATYEELAEIYSITKKINDLLKEKFDKLGIILVDFKIEFGKNSKGEILLADEITPDTCRFWDKETGEKLDKDRFRRDLGNVEDAYLEIFKRLGGKN; from the coding sequence ATGGAAAAGAGAGATTTTATTTATGAAGGAAAGGCTAAACAATTATATAAAACTGATGATGAAAATTTAGTAATTGTTCACTATAAAGATGATGCTACAGCAGGTAATGGAGCAAAAAAAGGCACTATAAAAAATAAAGGTATTTTAAACAATGAAATTACAACAGTAATTTTTAACTTATTGGAAGAAAATGGTATAAAAACTCATTTTGTAAAAAAATTAAATGACAGAGAACAACTTTGTCAAAAAGTTAAAATATTTCCTTTAGAAGTTATTACAAGAAATTTAATTGCCGGCTCAATGGCAAAAAGAGTTGGAGTTAAAGAAGGAACAAAACCAAGCAACACTATTTTTGAAATTTGTTATAAAAATGATGAATATGGAGATCCTTTAATAAATGATCACCATGCAGTTGCTTTAAATTTAGCAACTTATGAAGAACTGGCTGAAATATACTCTATAACAAAAAAAATAAATGATCTTTTGAAAGAAAAATTCGATAAATTGGGAATAATATTAGTTGACTTTAAAATTGAATTTGGAAAAAATTCAAAGGGAGAAATTTTACTTGCAGATGAAATTACACCAGATACTTGTAGATTTTGGGACAAAGAAACAGGTGAAAAGCTAGACAAAGATAGATTTAGAAGAGATTTAGGAAATGTAGAGGATGCTTATTTGGAAATATTTAAAAGACTTGGTGGAAAAAATTAA
- the purE gene encoding 5-(carboxyamino)imidazole ribonucleotide mutase, which yields MKVAIFFGSQSDKDKMKGAATCLKEFGIDFEAYVLSAHRVPEKLEEVLVDVQERGAEVIIAGAGLAAHLPGVIASKVLLPVVGVPLNGAIGGLDALYSIVQMPKSIPVATVGIDNSYNAGMLAVQILSIKYPELKEKLVKFRKEMKEKFIADNERKVEF from the coding sequence ATGAAAGTAGCAATATTTTTTGGAAGTCAGTCAGATAAAGATAAAATGAAAGGAGCAGCAACTTGCTTAAAAGAATTTGGGATAGATTTTGAAGCCTATGTTTTATCAGCACATAGAGTTCCGGAAAAATTAGAGGAAGTTTTAGTTGATGTACAGGAAAGAGGAGCAGAGGTAATTATTGCTGGAGCCGGACTTGCGGCACATCTACCTGGAGTTATAGCATCAAAAGTTTTACTTCCTGTTGTGGGAGTTCCTCTAAATGGTGCCATAGGTGGCTTAGATGCTCTATATTCAATAGTACAGATGCCAAAATCAATTCCAGTTGCAACAGTTGGAATAGATAATTCATATAATGCAGGAATGCTAGCAGTTCAAATACTTTCTATTAAGTATCCTGAACTTAAAGAAAAATTAGTTAAGTTCAGAAAAGAAATGAAAGAAAAATTTATAGCTGATAACGAGAGAAAAGTGGAATTTTAA